A window of Candidatus Binatia bacterium genomic DNA:
GTTCGCGATCGCGCCCGACGGCATCATCACGGACGTCAACGAGGAAGCGACGCGCGTCACCGGTTATTTGCGCAAGCACCTCGTCAACTCGCGCTTCCCCGATTACTTCACCGAGCCCGAGCAGGCGCGAAACGGCGTGCAGAAAACGCTCGCCGAAGGGCGCGTCATCGCCTACGAGCTGGTGCTGATCACGCGCTACGGCCGGCGCATCGCGGTCTCCTTCAACGCCGGCGTGTTCACCGACGCGGCCGGGAAGGCCCTCGGCATTCTGGCGGCGGCGCGCGACATCACGGCGCAAAAAGAATTGGAAGTCCAACTCCGCAACCAGCAATCCTACACGCGCTCGCTGATCGAGTCGAACATCGACGCGCTGATGACGACCGACCCGCTCGGCATCATCACCGACGTCAACCGGCAGATGCAGGAGCTGACCGGCTTCGCGCGCGAGGAATTGATCGGCACGCCGTTCAAGGAATTTTTCACCGACCCGGCGCGCGCCGAGGAGGGCATCCGCCTCGTGCTCCGCGAAGGGACGGTCACCAACTACGAGCTGACGGCGCGGAGCAAGGACGGGCGCGAGACAGTGGTCTCGTACAACGCGGCGACGTTCTACGACCGCGACGGCAAGCTCCAGGGCGTGTTCGCCGCGGCGCGCGACATCACCGAGCAAAAGCGCCTTGAAGAGCAGCTCCGCCGGCGCAGCGAAGAACTGGAAGAGCAGAACCGCCGCGTGCAGGAGGCGAACCGCCTGAAGAGCGAGTTTTTGGCCAACATGTCGCACGAGCTGCGCACGCCGCTCAACGGCATCATCGGCTTCAGCGAGATCCTCCACGACGGCAAGGCGGGAAATGTCTCGGAGACGCAGAAAGAGTATCTCGGCGACATCCTCACCAGCTCGAAGCACCTCCTCCAGCTCATCAACGACGTCCTCGATCTCGCCAAGGTGGAGTCCGGCAAAATGGAGTTTCTGCCGGTGCCGGTGAATCTCGACAAGGTCGTCGCCGAGGTGCGCGACGTGGTGCGTCCGCTGATGTCGAAGAAGCGGCTCAAGATCGAGACCGTGGCCAGCCCCGAGGTCGCCTCGATCGTGGCCGATCCGTCGAAGCTGAAGCAAGTGCTCTACAATTATCTCTCAAACGCCATCAAGTTCACGCCCGACGGCGGACAGGTAACGGTGCGCATTTCACCCGACGGTCCAAGTTCTTTCC
This region includes:
- a CDS encoding PAS domain S-box protein, with the translated sequence FAIAPDGIITDVNEEATRVTGYLRKHLVNSRFPDYFTEPEQARNGVQKTLAEGRVIAYELVLITRYGRRIAVSFNAGVFTDAAGKALGILAAARDITAQKELEVQLRNQQSYTRSLIESNIDALMTTDPLGIITDVNRQMQELTGFAREELIGTPFKEFFTDPARAEEGIRLVLREGTVTNYELTARSKDGRETVVSYNAATFYDRDGKLQGVFAAARDITEQKRLEEQLRRRSEELEEQNRRVQEANRLKSEFLANMSHELRTPLNGIIGFSEILHDGKAGNVSETQKEYLGDILTSSKHLLQLINDVLDLAKVESGKMEFLPVPVNLDKVVAEVRDVVRPLMSKKRLKIETVASPEVASIVADPSKLKQVLYNYLSNAIKFTPDGGQVTVRISPDGPSSFRLEVEDTGIGIKPEDIGRLFVEFQQLDASMAKLYPGTGLGLALTKRIVEAVGGSVGVRSVMGKGSVFFAVMPRAAQFGLKPEPAKVSLQSDGPRILVIEDDAEDRNYLLMTLAGSGYNVETVANGAEAIARCGEQVYDGITLDILLPDMHGRDVLKEIRSKGMNHDTPVIVVTVLSDKGLAAGFAVQEILLKPIRPNELLAALERASMSDGGRAILVVDDDTKDLKLAEKVLRDKGYRALCRSDVRGALEAAAKELPAAVVLDLMMPEHDGFDFLSRFREIPKARRIPVIVWTGKDLSKSERRKLESSAQGIVMKGQGPATLLKEIEIHVVKRVSAASAMEAQHAP